The Primulina eburnea isolate SZY01 chromosome 8, ASM2296580v1, whole genome shotgun sequence genome contains a region encoding:
- the LOC140839295 gene encoding FBD-associated F-box protein At1g66310-like, with amino-acid sequence MKANTSILPPTIEDLPEDILVHILSFLPTLDANCTSILARSWRNLWHQVPGLRFDILPFYKKSSQIYSPARASFADSVWRAFFLLPPHRPLKYFQLAFHHADFGNREMEIRSWIRSALRRGVLKLELRFYSQPWMEVRPRTWRTYFEDWRYIENMSETFEFLFLNIMNSSVTEVQLHNCAFSFPSNVSAGFESLKILVLRDVLLTHKHQIECLVLLCVNLEILQLESIQNTGVDEFRIHLKRLKKLTLKGHFRLDDFDDSALLLMDIDTPELLSLTVVDFGVGFSSIRLNVPSLVEADFDFFSRRYSSNFDLWHSFLIYFQGVERLRIHNMWRFPVNYSLSIDLQPKMLPTFSYLKKLELITGFAENDRLGIFDFLEASPMLEMIIMDYDLTVGWFDYDGFHDNDVQMDNNFIDLKIPRLKEIKLTNYRNSRNERYLVEMFKANKVILEKIVAVPPKCFGKSPSSPIVLWESKPLALVRLSLCGPITSFFQFHMNNRGNHHAYVLFLAGNEKIHRTIY; translated from the exons ATGAAGGCTAACACCAGTATACTCCCGCCCACAATCGAAGATTTACCGGAAGATATACTCGTCCATATACTCTCGTTTTTGCCGACTTTGGACGCAAATTGTACCAGCATACTGGCCCGGTCATGGCGCAATCTTTGGCACCAGGTACCTGGACTTCGCTTTGATATTCTTCCTTTTTACAAGAAATCTTCGCAAATCTATTCCCCCGCTCGAGCTTCATTCGCGGACAGCGTATGGCGAGCATTTTTTCTACTACCACCCCACAGGCCTCTCAAATATTTTCAACTAGCTTTTCACCACGCGGATTTCGGAAACCGTGAAATGGAAATTCGCTCGTGGATTCGCAGCGCACTCAGACGTGGAGTTTTAAAACTAGAACTCCGTTTTTACAGCCAACCTTGGATGGAGGTCAGACCACGGACATGGAGGACATATTTTGAAGACTGGAGATATATCGAAAACATGTCCGAGACATTTGAGTTCTTGTTCTTAAATATTATGAACAGCTCAGTCACGGAAGTTCAACTCCATAATTGTGCTTTTAGTTTCCCTTCCAATGTATCTGCGGGATTTGAATCCCTCAAGATATTGGTGCTACGTGATGTGCTGTTGACTCACAAGCACCAGATAGAATGTTTGGTGTTATTATGCGTCAATCTCGAAATATTGCAATTGGAGTCGATACAGAATACAGGGGTGGATGAATTTCGCATTCACCTAAAAAGGCTTAAGAAATTAACACTGAAAGGCCATTTCAGgcttgatgattttgatgatagtGCTCTACTATTAATGGATATCGACACACCAGAACTTCTTTCATTGACAGTGGTCGATTTCGGTGTTGGGTTCAGCTCTATACGCCTCAATGTGCCATCATTGGTTGAAGCTGATTTCGATTTTTTCAGCAGAAGGTATTCCAGTAATTTCGATCTTTGGCATAGTTTCCTTATCTACTTTCAGGGTGTGGAGCGGCTGCGCATTCATAACATGTGGCGTTTTCCGGTAAACTATTCTCTTTCCATCGATCTTCAA CCGAAAATGCTGCCTACGTTCAGTTATCTCAAAAAATTGGAGCTGATTACTGGATTTGCCGAGAACGATCGACTCGGTATATTCGACTTTCTTGAAGCATCACCTATGCTTGAAATGATAATCATGGATTATGACCTCACAGTCGGCTGGTTTGATTACGATGGTTTTCATGACAATGAT GTACAGATGGATAACAATTTTATTGATCTCAAAATACCAAGACTTAAAGAAATTAAGTTGACAAATTACAGAAATAGCAGGAACGAGCGGTATTTGGTGGAGATGTTCAAGGCAAACAAAGTGATCTTGGAGAAGATCGTGGCTGTTCCGCCAAAATGTTTCGGTAAATCACCGTCGTCCCCGATAGTGCTTTGGGAATCCAAACCGCTTGCATTGGTACGTTTAAGTTTATGCGGTCCAATTACATCTTTCTTTCAATTTCATATGAATAATAGAGGAAATCATCATGCATATGTTCTGTTCTTAGCTGGGAACGAGAAAATACATCGCACTATTTATTAA
- the LOC140838029 gene encoding protein RGF1 INDUCIBLE TRANSCRIPTION FACTOR 1-like: MIMEHHDKPAWLESLYAQKFFASCPIHDSSKKNEKNICCLDCCNSICPHCVASHRSHRLLQIRRYVYHEVVRLEDLEKLMDCSNIQAYTINAAKVVFIKKRPQNRQFKGSGNYCTSCDRSLQEPFIHCSLGCKVDYVLKHYKNLSPFLKVCKTLQLSPDFFIPQDMGDDDTMYTTLSSDSDSDNVSFSCTELVRKKRSGLYVCGRLSNEVTDEDMATSMSRRKGIPHRSPLC; encoded by the exons ATGATCATG GAGCATCATGACAAACCTGCATGGTTGGAATCTCTCTACGCTCAGAAATTCTTCGCCTCTTGCCCGATTCACGACAGTTCGAAGAAAAACGAGAAGAATATTTGTTGTTTAGATTGTTGCAATAGTATTTGCCCCCACTGTGTCGCTTCTCATCGATCCCACAGGCTTCTTCAGATTCGTCGGTACGTGTATCATGAAGTTGTTAGGTTGGAAGATCTTGAGAAGCTAATGGACTGCTCAAACATTCAG GCGTATACGATTAATGCCGCGAAGGTGGTGTTTATCAAGAAAAGACCACAGAACAGGCAGTTCAAAGGGTCTGGAAACTACTGCACTTCTTGTGATAGGAGCCTCCAAGAACCCTTCATCCATTGCTCACTTGGTTGCAAG GTTGATTATGTCCTTAAGCACTACAAGAATctttctccattcctgaaagTATGCAAAACCCTACAACTTAGTCCAGATTTCTTCATTCCTCAAGACATGGGGGACGACGATACGATGTACACGACGTTGAGCTCGGATTCGGATTCCGATAACGTGAGCTTTTCTTGCACTGAGCTTGTGAGGAAAAAGAGAAGTGGACTATATGTTTGTGGAAGATTGTCTAATGAAGTAACAGACGAGGACATGGCCACAAGCATGAGTAGGAGGAAAGGCATTCCCCATAGGTCACCATTGTGTTAG
- the LOC140839296 gene encoding uncharacterized protein, giving the protein MQISSSSLNFSSLVNIAMKNQKIFDFFRKKNDESASTGDLNGPNNASPFISEPASTKKPRLENETLNEPLPNITLQYVSDPGIRIPILQYPIELQDEVRREYIDKGPVQPIYDYPFAECEGQKRRFQSSWFQKYPWLEFSIAKQSAFCFPCYVFDTNSAQFDTFTVKGFKNWKRVNCKNCPFKRHEGDGNSRHSFAMRKWGDLKNLDQHIDRRLEKQSSEQIERNRLLLKVSIESVKFLAMQGCAFRGHDESVDSKNRGNYIELINLLGRMNPEIGSILEKAAKNAKYTSAEIQREILKIIAGIVRDKIREEIGEAKFCILVDEAIDESNKEQMAIILRYVDRDGFIRERFFEVVHVENTSALTLKKEICNVFNQYNLLIENLRGQGYDGASNMRGEWNGLQALFLKDSSHAYYIHCFAHRLQLALVAVSKEVHDVWRFFSTLTSAINFVGSSAKRHFQLKSIRKDEINDLIESGEIDTGTGANQDCSLIRAGATRWSSHFNSVRRFIGLFGSVSILLEDLVDKGLNSNIRGEAKGLYLDIKSFDFVFVLFLMHEVLGISEKLCQTLQKNDIDILNAVTLVSTTRINLQQIRDGRWEEFLWSVIKFCESNDIEVPDLDDGYTRGTKRSCQLKNNITVHDHNHFEIFNAVIDFQLMELNERFPESTMELLTLSNALSPVDGFRSFSPCDICSLVDKFYYHDFSQEEREDLMRELDHYKFDVPRHVQFQNLDSLHHLCQTLARTTKSVIYPLIDRLVRLVLTLPVSTATTERAFSGMKLIKTPLRNKMENDLLANTMVVYIERDIALGIDTEFIINKFDVLKNRKIRLK; this is encoded by the exons ATGCAGATTTCTTCGAGCTCCTTGAATTTCTCTTCGCTG GTGAATATTGCGATGAAGAATCAAAAAATCTTTGATTTCTTCAGAAAGAAAAATGACGAATCAGCGTCAACAGGtgatttaaatgggccaaataaTGCATCTCCTTTTATTTCAGAACCAGCATCAACAAAAAAACCAAGACTTGAAAATGAGACTCTTAATGAACCACTTCCGAACATCACTTTGCAATATGTTTCTGATCCTGGAATTCGCATCCCAATATTGCAGTATCCCATTGAACTACAAGATGAGGTAAGAAGAGAATATATTGATAAAGGGCCGGTTCAGCCTATATATGATTATCCTTTTGCTGAATGTGAAGGTCAAAAGCGTAGATTCCAATCTTCTTGGTTTCAGAAATATCCATGGCTTGAATTTTCTATTGCGAAGCAAAGTGCATTTTGTTTCCCTTGTTATGTTTTTGACACTAATTCAGCACAATTTGACACATTCACTGTCAAGGGATTTAAAAATTGGAAAAGAGTTAATTGTAAAAATTGTCCATTCAAGAGACACGAAGGAGATGGGAATTCAAGACATAGCTTTGCTATGAGAAAATGGGGAGACTTGAAAAATCTTGATCAACATATTGATAGAAGATTAGAAAAACAATCTTCTGAGCAAATTGAGCGAAATCGTTTGCTCTTAAAGGTGTCCATAGAAAGTGTGAAGTTTCTTGCAATGCAAGGTTGTGCTTTTAGGGGTcatgatgaatcagttgactcTAAAAATCGTGGAAATTATATAGAATTGATCAATTTGTTGGGAAGAATGAATCCAGAAATTGGTAGTATTCTAGAAAAAGCAGCTAAAAATGCAAAGTACACATCAGCGGAAATTCAAAGagagattttgaaaattattgcTGGTATTGTGAGAGATAAAATTCGTGAAGAAATTGGAGAAGCCAAATTTTGTATCTTAGTTGATGAAGCAATTGATGAGTCAAATAAAGAACAAATGGCTATCATTTTAAGATATGTTGATCGGGATGGGTTCATTAGAGAACGATTTTTTGAAGTTGTCCACGTTGAAAATACAAGTGCATTAACTTTGAAGAAAGAGATCTGCAATGTATTCAACCAGTACAATTTGTTGATTGAAAATCTAAGGGGGCAAGGCTATGATGGCGCAAGTAACATGCGTGGGGAATGGAATGGACTCCAAGCATTATTTCTTAAAGATTCTTCACATGCTTATTATATTCATTGTTTTGCTCATAGACTACAACTTGCTTTAGTTGCAGTTTCTAAAGAGGTGCATGATGTGTGGCGTTTCTTTTCAACATTAACTTCAGCTATTAATTTTGTTGGTTCATCTGCTAAACGTCATTTTCAATTGAAATCTATCCGAAAAGATGAAATTAATGATTTGATAGAATCGGGAGAAATTGACACTGGTACTGGAGCTAATCAAGATTGTTCTTTGATACGAGCTGGAGCTACTCGTTGGAGTTCACATTTCAACTCTGTTAGGAGATTCATTGGTTTGTTTGGTTCAGTGAGTATACTTCTTGAAGATCTTGTTGACAAAGGTCTCAATAGTAACATTCGAGGAGAGGCTAAAGGTTTGTATTTGGATATAAAATCATTTGACTTTGTATTTGTGTTGTTTTTGATGCATGAAGTTTTGGGAATATCAGAAAAGTTGTGCCAGACATTACAGAAAAATGACATAGATATTTTGAATGCTGTGACTTTGGTTTCTACGACAAGAATAAATCTTCAGCAGATCCGAGATGGTAGATGGgaagaatttctttggagtgtgATTAAGTTTTGTGAAAGTAATGATATTGAAGTACCAGACTTGGATGATGGCTACACACGAGGTACAAAACGTTCTTGTCagctgaaaaataatataacaGTCCATGATCACAATCATTTTGAAATATTCAACGCAGTAATAGATTTTCAGCTGATGGAATTGAACGAGAGATTTCCAGAGAGCACAATGGAACTTCTTACTCTTAGTAATGCTTTGAGTCCCGTTGATGGATTCAGATCATTTTCTCCATGTGACATTTGTTCTCTTGTTGATAAGTTTTACTACCATGATTTCAGTCAAGAGGAAAGAGAAGATTTGATGAGGGAATTAGATCATTATAAGTTTGATGTACCGCGTCATGTGCAGTTTCAGAATCTTGATTCTTTGCATCATTTGTGCCAAACATTGGCCAGAACAACGAAGTCGGTTATCTATCCTTTGATTGATAGGTTGGTTCGATTGGTTTTGACTCTTCCAGTTTCAACAGCAACTACAGAACGAGCTTTTTCAGGGATGAAACTCATTAAGACGCCACTTCGTAATAAAATGGAAAATGACCTTTTGGCCAATACCATGGTTGTTTATATAGAGAGGGATATTGCTCTGGGTATTGATACAGAATTTATCATAAACAAGTTTGATGTGTTGAAAAATCGCAAAATTCGGCTTAAATAA